The Nostoc sp. 'Lobaria pulmonaria (5183) cyanobiont' genome window below encodes:
- a CDS encoding sugar phosphate nucleotidyltransferase produces MKVVLFCGGLGARMREYSESIPKPMVNIGYRPILWHVMKYYAHYGHKDFILCLGYKADLIKSYFLNYNEWLSNNFSLSNGSKIELFNRDIQDWNITFVDTGLTANIGQRFKAVEKYLEGEEVFLANYSDGLTDLHLPTYINNFYQRDKIGSFLCVRPSQSFHLVDMNEDGLVQNIQDVKQCDIWINGGYFVFKKEIFNYINYGEELVLEPFQRLIAKEELFAYKYTGFFGVMDTFKEKQQLDDMYAQGKRPWEVWGDQQLEVDHV; encoded by the coding sequence ATGAAAGTAGTTTTATTTTGCGGTGGTTTAGGAGCCAGAATGAGAGAATATTCAGAAAGTATTCCTAAGCCAATGGTGAATATTGGTTATCGACCAATATTATGGCATGTCATGAAATACTATGCTCACTATGGGCACAAAGATTTTATCTTATGTCTTGGTTACAAGGCTGACCTAATTAAAAGCTATTTTTTGAATTACAATGAATGGCTTTCTAATAACTTTAGCCTTTCCAATGGAAGCAAAATTGAGTTGTTTAATCGGGATATTCAAGATTGGAATATCACATTTGTAGATACAGGGTTAACTGCCAATATTGGACAAAGATTCAAGGCAGTAGAAAAATATTTAGAAGGAGAAGAAGTATTTTTAGCTAACTACAGTGACGGTTTGACAGACTTACATTTACCAACTTATATTAATAATTTTTATCAGCGTGATAAAATCGGTAGTTTTTTGTGTGTTAGACCAAGCCAAAGTTTTCACCTAGTTGATATGAACGAGGATGGTTTGGTACAAAATATTCAAGATGTAAAACAATGTGATATTTGGATTAATGGAGGATATTTTGTCTTTAAAAAAGAGATTTTTAACTATATAAATTATGGTGAAGAACTTGTCCTTGAGCCTTTTCAAAGATTGATTGCCAAAGAAGAGCTTTTTGCCTATAAATACACTGGCTTTTTCGGAGTAATGGATACGTTTAAAGAGAAACAACAGTTGGATGATATGTATGCTCAAGGTAAAAGACCTTGGGAAGTCTGGGGAGATCAACAACTAGAAGTCGACCATGTATGA
- a CDS encoding class I SAM-dependent methyltransferase, with amino-acid sequence MNLLKPTNNQLITGNCLFCETGLHHTFVDLGMSPPCESYRSLKQLNEVEPFYPLHVYVCEKCFLVQLQEYISPENIFSDYAYFSSYSDSWLQHAKKYVDLVVERFQLNQESQVIEIASNDGYLLQYFVAKNIPALGIEPAANVAEVAIQKGIPTVVKFFGQETAKEQVAKGKQADLLLGNNVLAHTPYLNDFVKGMKIILKPHGVITMEFPHLMRLIEENQFDTIYHEHFSYFSFLTVDKIFAAHGLKIFDVEELTTHGGSLRIYARHNEDYSKPISNQVSELKNREKAAGFTQLEYYFSFGEQVKETKRNLLDFLIKVKREGKSIVGYGAPGKGNTLLNYCGIRTDFLDYTVDRNPYKQGQFLPGTHIPIFHPDKIAETKPDYILILPWNLKNEIMIQIAYIRDWGGQFVVPIPEVNVYS; translated from the coding sequence ATGAATTTACTGAAACCAACAAATAATCAGCTAATAACTGGTAACTGTCTATTCTGTGAAACAGGGTTGCACCATACCTTCGTAGATTTAGGTATGTCTCCTCCCTGCGAAAGCTATCGCAGTCTCAAACAACTCAATGAAGTAGAGCCATTTTATCCTCTGCATGTCTATGTTTGTGAGAAGTGTTTTTTAGTTCAACTCCAAGAATACATTAGCCCAGAAAATATTTTTAGCGACTACGCTTATTTTTCTTCATACTCTGATAGCTGGTTACAACACGCCAAAAAATACGTTGATTTGGTAGTAGAACGTTTTCAATTAAACCAGGAAAGTCAAGTAATAGAAATTGCTAGTAATGATGGCTACTTGCTGCAATACTTTGTTGCCAAAAACATTCCGGCGCTGGGAATAGAGCCAGCAGCAAATGTTGCTGAGGTAGCAATTCAAAAAGGTATTCCTACAGTTGTCAAATTTTTTGGTCAGGAGACAGCAAAAGAACAGGTTGCTAAGGGCAAACAGGCAGATTTATTACTCGGAAATAATGTCCTTGCTCACACACCATATCTCAATGATTTTGTAAAAGGAATGAAAATTATCCTCAAACCGCATGGTGTAATTACTATGGAATTTCCCCACTTGATGCGGTTAATCGAGGAAAATCAGTTTGATACTATTTACCATGAGCATTTCTCTTATTTTTCATTTCTTACCGTAGATAAGATTTTTGCTGCTCACGGGTTGAAAATTTTTGATGTAGAAGAATTAACTACTCATGGTGGTTCTTTGAGAATTTATGCGCGCCACAATGAAGATTATTCTAAACCTATTAGCAACCAAGTATCAGAACTGAAAAATAGAGAAAAAGCGGCTGGTTTTACGCAATTAGAATACTATTTTTCCTTTGGAGAACAAGTTAAAGAAACTAAACGCAACTTATTAGATTTTTTGATAAAAGTTAAGCGAGAGGGAAAATCGATTGTTGGTTACGGTGCTCCAGGGAAGGGAAATACTCTCTTAAACTATTGCGGTATCCGCACAGATTTTCTTGACTATACAGTAGACCGTAACCCTTATAAACAGGGTCAATTCTTACCAGGCACTCATATTCCGATTTTTCATCCAGACAAAATTGCCGAAACAAAGCCTGACTATATACTAATATTACCCTGGAATCTAAAAAATGAAATTATGATACAAATAGCTTACATTCGGGATTGGGGAGGTCAATTTGTTGTACCAATTCCTGAAGTTAATGTCTACTCTTAA